A DNA window from Hemibagrus wyckioides isolate EC202008001 linkage group LG11, SWU_Hwy_1.0, whole genome shotgun sequence contains the following coding sequences:
- the acp5a gene encoding tartrate-resistant acid phosphatase type 5a isoform X4 gives MVKSMPQMASQMISILFILLPVFLCSPPSFSGLEAEGIGDWGGLPNAPFVTPVEWATAREMGRTAEQLGADFVLALGDNFYYRGVKSVDDPRFQETFENVYTAKSLNIPWYVVAGNHDHAGNVRAQIQYSKMSQRWNFPYYYYELNFNIPQTAATLQVLMLDTVLLCGNTDDFQDGKPSGPTSSVLANRQLLWLQERLQRSTADFLLVAGHYPVWSVSKHGPTDCLLRRLRPLLVKYKATAYLCGHDHNLQYFKESSVGYVVSGAGNFIDPDMRHRNSVPRDSLKFFTGKSSTLGGFAHMEVTDKKLIVTFIQARGTSLFRSVLPKRNL, from the exons ATGGTCAAGTCCATGCCACAG atgGCTTCTCAGATGATCTCCATCCTGTTTATCTTGCTTCCTGTTTTCCTTTGCTCCCCTCCTTCATTTAGTGGCCTGGAAGCTGAGGGCA TTGGAGACTGGGGTGGTTTGCCCAACGCACCTTTTGTCACGCCTGTTGAGTGGGCTACAGCACGGGAAATGGGCCGAACTGCTGAGCAGCTTGGAGCTGATTTTGTTTTAGCCCTTGGAGATAACTTTTATTACAGAGGTGTGAAGAGTGTAGATGATCCCAGATTTCAG GAGACCTTTGAGAATGTCTACACTGCTAAATCTCTAAATATTCCATGGTATGTTGTTGCGGGCAACCATGACCATGCAGGAAATGTTCGTGCTCAGATCCAGTACAGCAAAATGTCCCAACGATG GAATTtcccatattattattatgaactgAACTTCAACATCCCACAAACTGCTGCCACGCTGCAGGTGCTAATGTTGGACACGGTGCTTCTTTGTGGAAACACTGATGACTTCCAGGATGGAAAGCCAAGTGGACCCACAAGCAGTGTGTTGGCCAACCGGCAACTACTGTGGCTGCAGGAACGACTGCAACGCTCCACAGCTGACTTCCTGCTTGTAGCTGGTCATTATCCTGTCTGGTCAGTGTCCAAACATGGGCCCACTGACTGCCTGCTAAGAAGGCTTCGCCCCTTGTTGGTGAAGTACAAAGCCACTGCTTACCTGTGTGGACATGATCACAACCTGCAA tactTCAAGGAGTCCAGTGTTGGTTATGTTGTGAGTGGTGCAGGAAACTTCATTGACCCAGACATGAGGCATAGAAATTCTGTTCCTCGAGACTCTCTGAAGTTCTTCACCGGAAAATCATCGACACTTGGTGGCTTTGCTCACATGGAGGTTACTGACAAAAAACTGATTGTGACCTTCATCCAAGCGAGAGGAACGTCACTATTTCGCTCTGTGCTGCCTAAACGCAATTTGTAA
- the acp5a gene encoding tartrate-resistant acid phosphatase type 5a isoform X2: MMASQMISILFILLPVFLCSPPSFSGLEAEGTNRSSIRFLVVGDWGGLPNAPFVTPVEWATAREMGRTAEQLGADFVLALGDNFYYRGVKSVDDPRFQETFENVYTAKSLNIPWYVVAGNHDHAGNVRAQIQYSKMSQRWNFPYYYYELNFNIPQTAATLQVLMLDTVLLCGNTDDFQDGKPSGPTSSVLANRQLLWLQERLQRSTADFLLVAGHYPVWSVSKHGPTDCLLRRLRPLLVKYKATAYLCGHDHNLQYFKESSVGYVVSGAGNFIDPDMRHRNSVPRDSLKFFTGKSSTLGGFAHMEVTDKKLIVTFIQARGTSLFRSVLPKRNL, encoded by the exons ATG atgGCTTCTCAGATGATCTCCATCCTGTTTATCTTGCTTCCTGTTTTCCTTTGCTCCCCTCCTTCATTTAGTGGCCTGGAAGCTGAGGGCA ctAATCGATCATCTATCCGGTTCCTGGTAGTTGGAGACTGGGGTGGTTTGCCCAACGCACCTTTTGTCACGCCTGTTGAGTGGGCTACAGCACGGGAAATGGGCCGAACTGCTGAGCAGCTTGGAGCTGATTTTGTTTTAGCCCTTGGAGATAACTTTTATTACAGAGGTGTGAAGAGTGTAGATGATCCCAGATTTCAG GAGACCTTTGAGAATGTCTACACTGCTAAATCTCTAAATATTCCATGGTATGTTGTTGCGGGCAACCATGACCATGCAGGAAATGTTCGTGCTCAGATCCAGTACAGCAAAATGTCCCAACGATG GAATTtcccatattattattatgaactgAACTTCAACATCCCACAAACTGCTGCCACGCTGCAGGTGCTAATGTTGGACACGGTGCTTCTTTGTGGAAACACTGATGACTTCCAGGATGGAAAGCCAAGTGGACCCACAAGCAGTGTGTTGGCCAACCGGCAACTACTGTGGCTGCAGGAACGACTGCAACGCTCCACAGCTGACTTCCTGCTTGTAGCTGGTCATTATCCTGTCTGGTCAGTGTCCAAACATGGGCCCACTGACTGCCTGCTAAGAAGGCTTCGCCCCTTGTTGGTGAAGTACAAAGCCACTGCTTACCTGTGTGGACATGATCACAACCTGCAA tactTCAAGGAGTCCAGTGTTGGTTATGTTGTGAGTGGTGCAGGAAACTTCATTGACCCAGACATGAGGCATAGAAATTCTGTTCCTCGAGACTCTCTGAAGTTCTTCACCGGAAAATCATCGACACTTGGTGGCTTTGCTCACATGGAGGTTACTGACAAAAAACTGATTGTGACCTTCATCCAAGCGAGAGGAACGTCACTATTTCGCTCTGTGCTGCCTAAACGCAATTTGTAA
- the acp5a gene encoding tartrate-resistant acid phosphatase type 5a isoform X3 has product MASQMISILFILLPVFLCSPPSFSGLEAEGTNRSSIRFLVVGDWGGLPNAPFVTPVEWATAREMGRTAEQLGADFVLALGDNFYYRGVKSVDDPRFQETFENVYTAKSLNIPWYVVAGNHDHAGNVRAQIQYSKMSQRWNFPYYYYELNFNIPQTAATLQVLMLDTVLLCGNTDDFQDGKPSGPTSSVLANRQLLWLQERLQRSTADFLLVAGHYPVWSVSKHGPTDCLLRRLRPLLVKYKATAYLCGHDHNLQYFKESSVGYVVSGAGNFIDPDMRHRNSVPRDSLKFFTGKSSTLGGFAHMEVTDKKLIVTFIQARGTSLFRSVLPKRNL; this is encoded by the exons atgGCTTCTCAGATGATCTCCATCCTGTTTATCTTGCTTCCTGTTTTCCTTTGCTCCCCTCCTTCATTTAGTGGCCTGGAAGCTGAGGGCA ctAATCGATCATCTATCCGGTTCCTGGTAGTTGGAGACTGGGGTGGTTTGCCCAACGCACCTTTTGTCACGCCTGTTGAGTGGGCTACAGCACGGGAAATGGGCCGAACTGCTGAGCAGCTTGGAGCTGATTTTGTTTTAGCCCTTGGAGATAACTTTTATTACAGAGGTGTGAAGAGTGTAGATGATCCCAGATTTCAG GAGACCTTTGAGAATGTCTACACTGCTAAATCTCTAAATATTCCATGGTATGTTGTTGCGGGCAACCATGACCATGCAGGAAATGTTCGTGCTCAGATCCAGTACAGCAAAATGTCCCAACGATG GAATTtcccatattattattatgaactgAACTTCAACATCCCACAAACTGCTGCCACGCTGCAGGTGCTAATGTTGGACACGGTGCTTCTTTGTGGAAACACTGATGACTTCCAGGATGGAAAGCCAAGTGGACCCACAAGCAGTGTGTTGGCCAACCGGCAACTACTGTGGCTGCAGGAACGACTGCAACGCTCCACAGCTGACTTCCTGCTTGTAGCTGGTCATTATCCTGTCTGGTCAGTGTCCAAACATGGGCCCACTGACTGCCTGCTAAGAAGGCTTCGCCCCTTGTTGGTGAAGTACAAAGCCACTGCTTACCTGTGTGGACATGATCACAACCTGCAA tactTCAAGGAGTCCAGTGTTGGTTATGTTGTGAGTGGTGCAGGAAACTTCATTGACCCAGACATGAGGCATAGAAATTCTGTTCCTCGAGACTCTCTGAAGTTCTTCACCGGAAAATCATCGACACTTGGTGGCTTTGCTCACATGGAGGTTACTGACAAAAAACTGATTGTGACCTTCATCCAAGCGAGAGGAACGTCACTATTTCGCTCTGTGCTGCCTAAACGCAATTTGTAA
- the acp5a gene encoding tartrate-resistant acid phosphatase type 5a isoform X1 has product MVKSMPQMASQMISILFILLPVFLCSPPSFSGLEAEGTNRSSIRFLVVGDWGGLPNAPFVTPVEWATAREMGRTAEQLGADFVLALGDNFYYRGVKSVDDPRFQETFENVYTAKSLNIPWYVVAGNHDHAGNVRAQIQYSKMSQRWNFPYYYYELNFNIPQTAATLQVLMLDTVLLCGNTDDFQDGKPSGPTSSVLANRQLLWLQERLQRSTADFLLVAGHYPVWSVSKHGPTDCLLRRLRPLLVKYKATAYLCGHDHNLQYFKESSVGYVVSGAGNFIDPDMRHRNSVPRDSLKFFTGKSSTLGGFAHMEVTDKKLIVTFIQARGTSLFRSVLPKRNL; this is encoded by the exons ATGGTCAAGTCCATGCCACAG atgGCTTCTCAGATGATCTCCATCCTGTTTATCTTGCTTCCTGTTTTCCTTTGCTCCCCTCCTTCATTTAGTGGCCTGGAAGCTGAGGGCA ctAATCGATCATCTATCCGGTTCCTGGTAGTTGGAGACTGGGGTGGTTTGCCCAACGCACCTTTTGTCACGCCTGTTGAGTGGGCTACAGCACGGGAAATGGGCCGAACTGCTGAGCAGCTTGGAGCTGATTTTGTTTTAGCCCTTGGAGATAACTTTTATTACAGAGGTGTGAAGAGTGTAGATGATCCCAGATTTCAG GAGACCTTTGAGAATGTCTACACTGCTAAATCTCTAAATATTCCATGGTATGTTGTTGCGGGCAACCATGACCATGCAGGAAATGTTCGTGCTCAGATCCAGTACAGCAAAATGTCCCAACGATG GAATTtcccatattattattatgaactgAACTTCAACATCCCACAAACTGCTGCCACGCTGCAGGTGCTAATGTTGGACACGGTGCTTCTTTGTGGAAACACTGATGACTTCCAGGATGGAAAGCCAAGTGGACCCACAAGCAGTGTGTTGGCCAACCGGCAACTACTGTGGCTGCAGGAACGACTGCAACGCTCCACAGCTGACTTCCTGCTTGTAGCTGGTCATTATCCTGTCTGGTCAGTGTCCAAACATGGGCCCACTGACTGCCTGCTAAGAAGGCTTCGCCCCTTGTTGGTGAAGTACAAAGCCACTGCTTACCTGTGTGGACATGATCACAACCTGCAA tactTCAAGGAGTCCAGTGTTGGTTATGTTGTGAGTGGTGCAGGAAACTTCATTGACCCAGACATGAGGCATAGAAATTCTGTTCCTCGAGACTCTCTGAAGTTCTTCACCGGAAAATCATCGACACTTGGTGGCTTTGCTCACATGGAGGTTACTGACAAAAAACTGATTGTGACCTTCATCCAAGCGAGAGGAACGTCACTATTTCGCTCTGTGCTGCCTAAACGCAATTTGTAA